In Candidatus Methylarchaceae archaeon HK02M2, the genomic window AGGCGTATCAGATGGTAGTCTTGAAGGCTCAATGAGATGTGATGCCAATGTATCTCTAAAAGGGGGAAGAAGAGTCGAGATAAAAAATATATCATCTTTCAAAGAGGTCGAGAGAGCCTTGAACTTCGAGATTACAAGGCAGAAGAAATTTATGGAAGGAGGGTTAGTTATTGGACAAGAGACGAGGCATTGGGACGAAGTTAGAAGGATCACCATCTCATTACGTAGTAAAGAGGAGGAGGAAGATTACAGGTATTTTCCTGAACCAGACTTAGTTCCTATAAAAATCTCAAAAGAGTATTTGGAAGATATAAAGCTCAGAATGCCAGAATTGCCTGATGATAGAACAAAGCGCTTTATGAAGCAATATAATTTACTTTTACAAAATGCCGAGATCTTGACTCGTAATAAAAAAATTGCTGATTTCTTTGAAGAATGTCTCAAGTTATATAAAAATCCTAGAGAATTAAGTAATTGGCTTATAGGCGAATTACTACCATATTTACATAATAAAAATAAGGAACTTGAAGAAATAAGGGTTACGCCAAAACATATAGTTGATCTTTTGAAATTCATCGATGATGGTACCATAAACAGAAAGATGGCTAAATCTATACTTCAAGAGATGCTATCTACTAGCAAGATGCCGTATGTGATTATAAAAGAGAAAGCTCTGAAGAAGATATTGGACAAAAAGTATGTGATAAAAAACGTTGAAAAAGTTATTAAAGATAACCCAAAAGCTGTTGAGGATAGCCTTGTTGATGAAAAAGCAATTCACTATCTTATGGGGCAGTTAATGATATTGACTAAAGGAAAAATAGACCCTAAAATTGCTGATGAGATTCTTAGAAAGAAGTTACAATTAGTTAAAAACAGGCTTTGATATTTCAGTTTTCCGCAAATACATATCCCTATTATATGATATTCTTATTCGAAAATCGAGATTTAGTGTAAAAATTTCTTGGAAAATATTATTTAATGATTAAATTCAGGGCTTGATATATTATGATGCAAATAGAAGATCATTGCGCTGAAATTCGTTCTTTACTTGAAAAGGCGGTTTTAAGAAATCTATGTGAAGGCATAATGCTCTCAGGAGGTTTGGATACTAGTATAATCGCTTATTTAGCTTCCCATCATACACAATTAAAGGCGATTACAGTAGCATTTGCCGCTGCTCCTGCCTCTGATGTCGAGTATGCAAAGTTAATAGCGAAACATTTAGGCATAGATCACAAAATCTTTCAATTTAATGAGCACGAACTCTTTGAGGCAATCCCCAAAGTTATCGAAATAATAAAATCTTTCGATCCTATGGAGATCAGAAATAGCGCCTCGATTTTTCTAGCGTTGAAGTCTGCAAGAGAAAATGACATAAAATCAATGATGACAGGTGATGGTAGTGATGAGCTCTTTGCAGGTTATAGTTTTCTTTTTAACCTTCAGAAGGAGCAACTTGATGATAGATTGTTCAAAATGTGGGGAAATGTCTTCTTTTCATCGCTGCTTATAGGGAGGTCTTTTGGTATAACTATCAAACTTCCATACTTAGATAGAGAGTTCAAATCATATGCTATGAATTTAGACTCTGGATATAAAATAAAAAGTGAAGGACATAAGATATGGGGTAAGTGGATTCTACGAAAAGCCTTTGAAGGCCTCTTACCAGAGGCTATAGTTTGGAGGATGAAGACACCTATCGAGCATGGTTCAGGAACAACGATACTTACAAATATATTGGAAAAAAGGATAGACGACTCTGAGTTTAAAGAGAAGAAGTCTGAATATATGAAAAAGGATAGAGTAATAATTCGCGACAAAGAGCAACTATACTATTATGAAATCTACAGATCGGTTATAGGTGTACCCCATAAGATAGAGCACAGTTGTAAAAACTGCCCTTTCTGTAACTCTGATGTTCCTGAATCTGCTAAATACTGTAAAGTTTGTGGAGCATATCCTATTTAATATTAGAATGATTAGATTTCACTTCGTTATACAATAATTGATATGAGGTTTAAATATTTTAGCTTCTTCGGAACGTTATTTCATTTATTTTTGATAGATCTATGGATAAATTAAGCAAATTTCTAAGTCTTTCCAATACTGCTCTTGCTGCATTTGGATCTGGA contains:
- a CDS encoding asparagine synthase-related protein → MMQIEDHCAEIRSLLEKAVLRNLCEGIMLSGGLDTSIIAYLASHHTQLKAITVAFAAAPASDVEYAKLIAKHLGIDHKIFQFNEHELFEAIPKVIEIIKSFDPMEIRNSASIFLALKSARENDIKSMMTGDGSDELFAGYSFLFNLQKEQLDDRLFKMWGNVFFSSLLIGRSFGITIKLPYLDREFKSYAMNLDSGYKIKSEGHKIWGKWILRKAFEGLLPEAIVWRMKTPIEHGSGTTILTNILEKRIDDSEFKEKKSEYMKKDRVIIRDKEQLYYYEIYRSVIGVPHKIEHSCKNCPFCNSDVPESAKYCKVCGAYPI
- the gatB gene encoding Asp-tRNA(Asn)/Glu-tRNA(Gln) amidotransferase subunit GatB, whose amino-acid sequence is MSRAKSSEIKIGLEVHCQLTNLMTKLFCSCSSDYRREDPNTYICPICMGVPGTLPVLNEKALEDATMVAIALNSDISERMLFFRKNYFYPDMPKNFQISQYDKAGGVPFSLGGYVQINKKKIRIRRIQIEEDPGKLIYEGTIESSAYTLVDYNRANIALIEIVTEPDIRSPKEARKFLEKLRSILEHLGVSDGSLEGSMRCDANVSLKGGRRVEIKNISSFKEVERALNFEITRQKKFMEGGLVIGQETRHWDEVRRITISLRSKEEEEDYRYFPEPDLVPIKISKEYLEDIKLRMPELPDDRTKRFMKQYNLLLQNAEILTRNKKIADFFEECLKLYKNPRELSNWLIGELLPYLHNKNKELEEIRVTPKHIVDLLKFIDDGTINRKMAKSILQEMLSTSKMPYVIIKEKALKKILDKKYVIKNVEKVIKDNPKAVEDSLVDEKAIHYLMGQLMILTKGKIDPKIADEILRKKLQLVKNRL